AGTACGCCATTACGAAATTCAGCGAAGAGAAGCACAAACAATTGCCGTCCAATTTCAGGAAGCTCTTGCTCGTTCATCTGAAGAAGCTAGTCGCCGCTGATAAACTCGTTAAGGTCAAGAACTCCTACAAACTTCCATCAGCGCGCTCGAAAGCTGCAGCAGCGCCAGTTGTCGCCAAGAAGCCAGCAAGCTCTAAACTCAAGGCGGCTGTAAGCGTAAAGAAGGCCGCCGTCGCTAAACCGAAGGCTAAAACTGCTGTGAAACCTAAGCCAAAGGTCGTTGCGAAGCCAAAGGCAGCCGCTAAATCGAAGGTCGTCGCGAAACCAAAGGCCGTCGCTCCAGCCAAGCGTAAGGCGGCAGAAAAGGTTAAGAAGGTCGCTCCGAAGCCTAAGCCTGCTGCTAAGCCAGCTAAAGTTGCGAAAACACTGTCACGAACTTCGCCAGGAAAGAAAGCTGCACCGGCGGCGAAGGCGAAGAAGGTAGCGGCGAAGAAGCCAAAGACTGTAAAGTCTC
The nucleotide sequence above comes from Cucurbita pepo subsp. pepo cultivar mu-cu-16 chromosome LG11, ASM280686v2, whole genome shotgun sequence. Encoded proteins:
- the LOC111806158 gene encoding histone H1-like, with amino-acid sequence MSSAADPVASSDAPATVAVVAQPAENDSKSKKAAASKASKAKKPSGAKRTRSSPTHPPFFEMISEAIVSLKERTGSSQYAITKFSEEKHKQLPSNFRKLLLVHLKKLVAADKLVKVKNSYKLPSARSKAAAAPVVAKKPASSKLKAAVSVKKAAVAKPKAKTAVKPKPKVVAKPKAAAKSKVVAKPKAVAPAKRKAAEKVKKVAPKPKPAAKPAKVAKTLSRTSPGKKAAPAAKAKKVAAKKPKTVKSPARKVQARKVKK